From Mycolicibacterium nivoides, a single genomic window includes:
- a CDS encoding glycosyltransferase family 1 protein: MKALRRFTVRAHLPERLAALERLSINLRWSWHKPTQDLFAVIDADLWEQTNGDPVALLGAVSPQRLDELAGDESFLGRLDELTADLDNYLSRPLWYQQQIADGVAMPKGIAYFSMEFGVAEVLPNYSGGLGILAGDHLKSASDLGLPLVAVGLYYRSGYFRQSLTADGWQHETYPSLDPQGLPLRLLTDASGAPVLVELALPDARELRARVWIAQVGRIPLLLLDSDVPENEHELRGVTDRLYGGDQEHRIKQEILAGIGGVRAIRAFTEIENLHAPEVFHMNEGHAGFLGVERIRELVAAGLDFDTALTVVRSSTVFTTHTPVPAGIDRFPVEMIRSYFGSPPGGPADSRLLPGVPLERVVAFGAEDDPSKFNMAHMGLRLAQRANGVSLLHGQVSRGMFNDLWPGFDRAEVPIGSITNGVHAPTWAAPQWLALGRELIGSEAAEPAVWERLQEVEPAHMWWIRSQLRETLIGDVRDRLRRSWLERGASEAELGWIATAFDPSVLTVGFARRVPTYKRLTLMLRDPERLEKLLLDDKRPVQLIVAGKSHPADDGGKALIQQIVRFADRPEVRHRIAFLPDYDMSMARLLYWGCDVWLNNPLRPLEACGTSGMKSALNGGLNLSIRDGWWDEWYDGENGWEIPTADGVADEARRDDLEAAALYDLLEHAVTPKFYERDEHGVPTRWVEMVRHTLQVLGPKVLASRMVRDYTEKYYLPAAQSLRQTVEAASGEPFGAARELADYRRRAQEAWPKIQITDVDSYGLPDTPLLGSQLTLTATVQLAGLRPDEVTVQAVLGRVDAGDVILNPVTVPMAHTGSADGGTEVFSTSTPLPVAGPVGYTVRVLPHHRLLTADNELGLVALA; encoded by the coding sequence GTGAAAGCCCTCAGAAGGTTCACCGTCCGCGCGCACCTTCCCGAGCGGTTGGCGGCGCTGGAACGGCTGTCGATCAACCTGCGCTGGTCGTGGCACAAGCCCACCCAGGATCTGTTTGCTGTCATCGACGCCGACCTGTGGGAGCAGACCAACGGCGACCCGGTGGCGCTCCTGGGGGCGGTCAGCCCGCAACGCCTCGACGAACTCGCCGGTGACGAATCGTTCCTGGGCCGACTGGACGAGCTGACCGCGGACCTGGACAACTATCTGAGCCGCCCGCTGTGGTACCAGCAGCAGATCGCCGACGGGGTCGCGATGCCCAAGGGCATCGCGTATTTCTCGATGGAGTTCGGTGTCGCCGAGGTATTGCCCAACTATTCGGGCGGTTTGGGCATCCTGGCCGGTGATCACCTGAAATCCGCATCGGATCTCGGGCTGCCGTTGGTCGCGGTGGGCCTGTACTACCGCTCGGGGTACTTCCGGCAGTCCTTGACCGCCGACGGTTGGCAGCATGAGACCTATCCGTCGCTTGACCCGCAGGGGCTACCGTTGCGGCTGCTCACCGATGCGTCGGGCGCGCCGGTGCTGGTGGAGTTGGCGTTGCCGGATGCGCGCGAACTGCGGGCCCGGGTCTGGATCGCGCAGGTGGGCCGGATTCCGCTGCTCCTGCTCGATTCCGACGTTCCGGAGAACGAGCACGAACTGCGCGGGGTCACGGACCGGCTGTACGGCGGCGATCAGGAGCACCGCATCAAGCAGGAGATCCTGGCCGGTATCGGCGGTGTGCGTGCGATCCGCGCCTTCACCGAGATCGAGAACCTGCATGCCCCTGAGGTTTTCCACATGAACGAGGGCCACGCCGGCTTCCTCGGGGTCGAGCGGATCCGCGAACTGGTGGCGGCGGGGCTGGATTTCGACACCGCATTGACCGTGGTGCGGTCGTCGACGGTGTTCACCACGCACACCCCGGTCCCGGCCGGTATCGACCGGTTCCCGGTCGAGATGATCAGGAGTTACTTCGGCAGCCCGCCCGGCGGTCCGGCCGACTCCCGGTTGCTGCCCGGTGTGCCGCTGGAGCGGGTGGTCGCGTTCGGTGCCGAGGACGACCCGTCGAAGTTCAACATGGCGCACATGGGTCTGCGACTTGCGCAGCGGGCCAACGGGGTGTCGCTGTTGCACGGCCAGGTCAGCCGGGGCATGTTCAATGACCTATGGCCGGGATTCGACCGGGCCGAGGTGCCGATCGGATCGATCACCAACGGTGTGCATGCCCCCACCTGGGCGGCCCCGCAGTGGCTGGCCCTGGGACGGGAGCTGATCGGCTCGGAGGCGGCGGAGCCGGCGGTGTGGGAGCGGCTGCAGGAGGTCGAACCGGCGCACATGTGGTGGATCCGCTCCCAGCTGCGCGAGACGCTGATCGGCGACGTGCGCGACCGCCTGCGCCGTTCCTGGCTGGAGCGCGGCGCATCCGAGGCCGAACTGGGCTGGATCGCAACGGCTTTCGATCCGTCGGTGCTGACCGTCGGGTTCGCCCGACGAGTGCCCACCTACAAGCGGCTGACCTTGATGCTGCGGGACCCGGAGCGGCTGGAGAAGCTGCTGCTCGACGACAAGCGGCCGGTCCAGTTGATCGTGGCGGGCAAGTCGCACCCGGCCGACGACGGTGGCAAGGCGCTCATCCAGCAGATCGTGCGGTTCGCCGACCGGCCCGAGGTCCGGCACCGGATCGCGTTCCTGCCGGACTACGACATGTCGATGGCGCGGCTGTTGTACTGGGGTTGCGACGTCTGGCTCAACAATCCGCTGCGGCCGTTGGAGGCCTGCGGTACATCGGGGATGAAGAGCGCGCTCAACGGCGGGCTGAACCTCTCGATCAGGGACGGCTGGTGGGACGAGTGGTACGACGGCGAGAACGGGTGGGAGATCCCGACCGCCGACGGAGTGGCCGACGAGGCCCGCCGCGACGATCTGGAGGCCGCGGCTCTCTACGACCTCCTCGAACACGCCGTGACACCGAAGTTCTACGAGCGCGACGAGCACGGAGTGCCGACCCGCTGGGTCGAGATGGTGCGTCACACGCTGCAGGTGCTCGGACCGAAGGTGCTGGCCTCGCGCATGGTGCGGGACTACACCGAGAAGTACTACCTGCCTGCGGCGCAGTCGTTGCGCCAGACCGTCGAGGCCGCTTCGGGGGAGCCGTTCGGTGCGGCCCGGGAGTTGGCCGATTACCGGCGGCGTGCCCAAGAGGCCTGGCCGAAGATCCAGATCACCGATGTGGACAGCTACGGCTTGCCCGATACGCCGCTGCTGGGGTCGCAGTTGACGCTGACCGCCACGGTGCAGCTGGCCGGGCTGCGTCCCGACGAGGTGACGGTGCAGGCCGTGCTGGGCCGGGTGGACGCAGGCGACGTGATCCTGAATCCGGTGACCGTGCCGATGGCGCACACCGGTTCCGCCGACGGCGGTACCGAGGTGTTCTCGACCAGCACTCCGCTGCCGGTGGCCGGGCCGGTGGGGTACACCGTCCGGGTGTTGCCGCACCATCGGCTGTTGACCGCTGACAACGAGCTCGGCTTGGTGGCGCTGGCTTGA
- a CDS encoding neutral zinc metallopeptidase produces the protein MSRRALFGIAFAVCTALPLVSCSALVGGTAVSVFSDPFSVAGMPATDGSSGLRPDAEKPSRKVNNTDGGKIDNLAASAVSDLEEFWSSAYSEAFDGEFQPVRALISWDAESFDGGFCGMETYGLVNAAFCKPDRTIGWDRGVLMPGLRRQNGDMGAVMVLAHEYGHAIQQQAGLINRKTPTLVAEQQADCLAGTYMRWVAQGDSQRFALSTADGLNKLLAAVIAFRDPLLTEAEAQVGIDEHGSAFERISAFQFGFTDGPAACAAIDLKEINQRRGDLPVLLPEDQSGDLDITEHWVRSMIDALNTIFKPGDPPQLDFRPDAAVDCPSARPSPPASYCPDTNTIVVDLAELQALAAPSDEVDVGDLAGGDNTAFSVLISRYTLALQHARGLVLDNAEAALRTACLTGVATAKMIKPVNLPNGDTILLTAGDVDEAVSGILTNGLAASDVNGESVPSGFARIDAFRVGILGDEERCLKRFA, from the coding sequence ATGAGCCGACGCGCCCTGTTCGGCATCGCGTTCGCGGTGTGCACGGCGTTGCCGCTGGTCTCCTGTTCAGCCCTGGTGGGTGGCACGGCGGTGTCGGTGTTCAGCGATCCCTTCTCGGTCGCCGGCATGCCCGCGACGGACGGTTCCAGCGGACTGCGTCCCGATGCCGAGAAGCCCTCGCGCAAGGTCAACAACACCGACGGGGGCAAGATCGACAACCTCGCCGCCAGTGCCGTCAGTGACCTCGAAGAGTTCTGGTCGAGCGCCTATTCAGAGGCGTTCGACGGTGAGTTCCAACCGGTGCGCGCGCTGATCTCCTGGGACGCCGAGAGTTTCGACGGCGGGTTCTGCGGCATGGAGACCTACGGACTGGTCAACGCCGCATTCTGCAAACCGGATCGGACCATCGGTTGGGACCGCGGCGTGCTGATGCCCGGCCTGCGCCGGCAGAACGGCGACATGGGAGCCGTCATGGTGCTCGCCCACGAGTACGGCCATGCGATCCAGCAGCAGGCCGGACTGATCAACCGCAAGACACCCACCTTGGTCGCCGAACAGCAGGCCGACTGCCTGGCCGGCACCTACATGCGATGGGTGGCCCAGGGCGATTCCCAGCGGTTCGCGCTCAGCACCGCGGACGGGCTGAACAAGCTGCTCGCCGCCGTCATCGCGTTCCGGGATCCGCTGCTCACCGAGGCTGAGGCCCAGGTCGGGATCGACGAGCACGGCTCGGCGTTCGAACGGATCTCGGCCTTCCAGTTCGGGTTCACCGACGGCCCCGCGGCCTGTGCCGCCATCGACCTCAAGGAGATCAACCAGCGGCGCGGTGACCTTCCCGTCCTGCTCCCCGAGGACCAGAGCGGCGACCTGGACATCACCGAACACTGGGTGCGCTCGATGATCGACGCGCTCAACACCATCTTCAAACCCGGCGATCCCCCGCAGCTCGACTTCCGGCCCGACGCCGCAGTGGACTGTCCGAGCGCGCGGCCCAGCCCGCCGGCCTCCTATTGCCCTGACACCAACACCATCGTGGTCGACCTGGCCGAACTGCAAGCGCTCGCAGCACCATCCGACGAGGTCGACGTCGGCGACCTGGCCGGCGGTGACAACACCGCCTTCTCCGTGCTGATCTCCCGCTACACGCTGGCCCTGCAGCACGCCCGCGGCCTGGTGCTCGACAACGCCGAGGCAGCGCTGCGCACCGCCTGCCTGACCGGGGTGGCCACAGCCAAGATGATCAAACCGGTGAACCTGCCCAATGGTGACACCATCCTGCTGACCGCAGGCGATGTCGACGAGGCGGTATCGGGCATCCTCACCAACGGGCTGGCGGCCAGCGACGTGAACGGCGAGTCAGTGCCGTCGGGCTTCGCCCGAATCGATGCCTTCCGGGTCGGCATCCTCGGTGACGAGGAACGCTGCCTCAAGCGGTTCGCTTAG
- a CDS encoding virginiamycin B lyase family protein, whose product MSRALKVQLDGGPYALAAGSDGAMWVTLVHGGAVARVSCTGEVSTYSVGECSRPSIIAAGPDGALWFTRSGDDRIGRISTAGELSSFELPEGSAPFGITAGPDDALWFTTMSSGEIGRIGTDGEISTAATVGGMPSMITKGPDDALWFTLNETGAVGRLTVDGTLKVRELPTAAAGPVGIAATHDDAVWFTEIRADKVGRIPVNDAIQELDLPGKPHAVVADPTDGVWVSLWGADQIARISGDGDVVTIDLPSGSEPHGLAIGPDGACWVALECGFVLKMPT is encoded by the coding sequence TTGAGTAGAGCGCTCAAAGTTCAGCTCGACGGCGGACCGTACGCGCTGGCTGCCGGAAGCGACGGCGCGATGTGGGTGACCCTGGTGCACGGTGGCGCCGTCGCGCGGGTTTCGTGCACCGGTGAGGTCAGCACGTACTCGGTCGGAGAGTGCTCACGTCCGTCGATCATCGCGGCAGGACCGGACGGGGCGCTGTGGTTCACCCGGTCCGGCGACGATCGAATCGGCCGGATCAGCACCGCGGGGGAGTTGAGCTCGTTCGAATTGCCCGAGGGCAGTGCACCTTTCGGTATCACTGCGGGCCCCGACGACGCATTGTGGTTCACCACGATGTCGTCGGGCGAGATCGGCAGGATCGGCACCGACGGTGAGATCAGCACTGCGGCCACGGTCGGCGGGATGCCGTCGATGATCACCAAGGGGCCCGATGACGCGTTGTGGTTCACGCTCAATGAGACCGGCGCGGTGGGCCGGCTGACCGTTGACGGGACCCTCAAGGTACGCGAATTGCCTACCGCCGCAGCAGGTCCCGTCGGCATCGCGGCCACCCATGATGACGCCGTGTGGTTCACCGAGATCCGTGCCGACAAGGTCGGCAGGATCCCGGTCAATGACGCCATCCAGGAGTTGGACCTGCCGGGCAAACCACATGCGGTGGTGGCCGACCCGACCGACGGAGTGTGGGTCAGTCTGTGGGGTGCGGATCAGATCGCCCGGATCAGCGGGGACGGGGACGTGGTGACCATCGATCTGCCGTCCGGCAGCGAACCGCACGGGTTGGCGATCGGTCCCGACGGCGCCTGCTGGGTGGCGCTGGAGTGTGGGTTCGTCCTGAAAATGCCCACCTGA
- a CDS encoding MspA family porin: protein MLIRSFGLLAAVSLACAASVAPAWADPVVAPDVEVVADVVPAPGEPGAADLVESTPPANLKTPDGWNLTVSASDETQAVVAPLTTAISSREYVVGGTYRGAMSGPDGGDPRGTLEAGYQIGCGIDMSTSNGVSLTGTAGLNSSIGLLGTDVVSPWPEGILPGVGANIGGGITIGLKPGIINLIPVAKKEFKGTAPWVMISNFRVKIDGCVGQSFIRSYAVLTRSTDESEAVLAWYGTTKVV, encoded by the coding sequence GTGTTGATTCGCTCCTTCGGACTGCTCGCTGCGGTGTCCCTGGCCTGCGCGGCGTCGGTGGCACCGGCGTGGGCCGATCCCGTCGTCGCTCCCGATGTCGAGGTCGTCGCCGACGTGGTGCCCGCACCGGGCGAGCCGGGCGCCGCCGACCTCGTCGAATCGACCCCGCCGGCAAACCTCAAGACTCCCGATGGCTGGAATCTGACGGTGTCGGCCAGTGACGAGACGCAGGCCGTGGTGGCGCCTCTGACGACCGCGATATCCTCGCGCGAATATGTGGTCGGCGGCACGTACCGCGGAGCGATGTCCGGTCCCGACGGCGGTGACCCGCGCGGCACCCTGGAGGCGGGCTATCAGATCGGCTGCGGCATCGACATGAGTACCTCCAACGGCGTCTCCTTGACCGGCACCGCCGGACTCAACTCGTCCATCGGGCTTCTCGGCACCGACGTGGTCTCTCCCTGGCCGGAGGGCATCCTGCCGGGGGTCGGCGCGAACATCGGCGGCGGTATCACGATCGGCCTCAAACCCGGCATCATCAACCTCATCCCGGTGGCCAAGAAGGAGTTCAAGGGCACCGCGCCGTGGGTGATGATCAGCAACTTCCGGGTGAAGATCGACGGCTGTGTGGGGCAGTCGTTCATCCGGTCCTATGCCGTGCTGACCCGGTCCACCGACGAGTCCGAGGCGGTGCTGGCCTGGTACGGCACCACGAAGGTTGTTTAA